tctcgccatctgtctcggcgggctggggacgagacgaggagctgcaacgcgtcacgccgccgtctcgtcccggcgtgacggattacgggccacccgcgtgacgcgttgcgggtggcctcaGTCCCCTGGATCAGCCGTTCCACTTAGTAAGACTCATTTCGCCTATCGACTAAACAACTCAGTCTAGATTCGGGTTGGATATATAGGGGTGAGGGTGGTCCAGTGATCGAATATGTCGGAGGCTTTCCTCTCACTTTTCTCTTTGCTGTCTTAGTCCCCATTGGACGACGCTAAATGTTTGGAGACGAGGTTGGTTCTTCCCTCGTATGAATGCACCTCCCCAACTCGTGGAGTAGTCGTCGTTGGCCAAGATGCCAGCAAACTATTGGTTGGGAGGGAGACAAATTTACATCGTGGACCAAATCTGCCTTAGCATGTTCAAATCACTAGGGGCGAAGCGAAGAATTTGTAGGGAGGGGGACAAATTTACATATGAAGGAATTTTAAGAATTTGAGGATGGACATTTAGtgagaaattaaaagaaataaattagttggtaatatatatacatatggtTGGAAAATATGAGGCGGGTCAAATGCCTTTTATGAGCTATTGGTAGATCCGCCCATGGCAATCACGCTTGTGTGCATCATTCGGCCTACCTACGTTGTACTTCTCGGAAGCCCGTTCCCAAAATATCTGGAACTTTTGGTTGTTGATGCGTACGACGTACCTTTTTAGCTCATCCCTAGCCCAGTCACCGACTTCTTGCCTTCACTCCTCCCCCGGCCTAGCCTCATCTCCATCTACCTAACCTCGTAGTCATTAGTATTCACCACCAACAACTGGTAATGATTGTTGTTCGACCCCGTCAACAAATAAAGGAGTACAACATATGTGTTGACTTCCCATTCCGTCAGCCTCTCAGTGTTCCCGTCCCTAGGAAGTGAATTTCAAAAAGAAATGGACGACAAATCCTTTTTTACAAAACTtatgggcacggagattaagaaattgtgttgaacatattaaattaaagtaaaataaatcaGGATAGGGaaaaaagtaggaaagataagaAAATAAGATaagtgatgaaataaaatagaaatgattgaattttttattttttatttaaaaagaaatgactcaattttaTTGGGATGTCCcgaaaaagaatacgactcaatttagttgggacaaaagaattactatatttttattattttgaatttgaaatataaaataaaatttaaaatagacCCCACCCCGACGGCGTGACCCTGCTCTCGTGTTGCCCGCTATCCCCACGGCCCCGGCCCCTACACTCCGTTGGGGGTGGTCTATGGCCAAATTCTCGATTGGTGactaaaatataaatttcaCCTAAATTCATTATATTTTACAGAAGAAACTAATATTTAGATTGTATTTTTAAATGACTCCAGACTCGTCTGTGCTATAAACTCTATTAATTGAGATTAGATATTTGCAAACATATCTTGTAATTAAGATTTTATTTctgtttagagcatctccaatgccggcgtcaaaatcgcgatGCCGATTTTttgccgacgccggttctgacgccgaaccattggaaccggcgtcggcgaaatcggcgtcaaaatcggcgtggccatgccgattcgcgcgatgacgccggttccgacgccgatcctcacagcgccattgtgggtcccggatcggcgtcaaaccggcgtcagattttttttaatttttttttcttttgaaaacactatatatacgcgctttgaacgtcattttcattcgcaccacttgttttaacgagtactctctctaccttactttctgttcaagatcaataacgagcaatggagaacaactacgaaggtactccagtgactcccgggggatggtctcagacgcccccaaattattgtacttttttttaaaaaattaatgtactttttaagttttaatattattattcgaattttccgtatttgtctcgtaaattaaattccgtatgttgatacgagtgtaaattaaattatataattgttattagtgatgtggataggtagtgtgaaggctatgtgaggactatttgatgtccagttgatgtggcaaactgatgtggcaggagaattgtagtgctgatgatgtggcagtgtgaaggctatgtgagggctatttgacgtccagtcttactggagatgctctaaatacGAAACAACAACTTAAAATATCTAAACATCACACTGTTCATACATATCTAAAAcaattttatgattaattaaaaaacaatatAGTTTTTGCTTCCGACAAACATTCTGCCATTCTGGACTTGAACATGATTATTTATGCTTCAATATGATAAAAGAGTTGTGTTAATCTATATTATGGAAAAGCAGATATGAATTTAATTCAAACAAATTACCCTCTCTAAGCCGCAAAGAATAGTATACCAAAATAAGATCTCAAGATCTCAAGATAAGCCGACCGTTGGCGCTTTTTAACTTTCAAACTTTTAATGCAATAGTACTTACTACTATTAAATTACTTTTGCCAACAGTAAATTTGAATTTCATCTCACAAATTCCAAAAAACCAATAACTGAAACAATTGAGAATGGAGAACCACCAACGGCACCAGCGCGTGTGAATAACGTTGGGTAGATGGAATTAATAGATGAGATACTAATTTCGAATCTGACGTCCATTAACTGTTAACCTTTACTCTTATCATTTTTCGAATCTTGCTAAAAATACTTACATCATGACAACACAAAGTTATAATAACTCTGAATATTATAATCTATTATTATATCTGGATGAAGAAGTTTTACCATATCTAGATGCATTAGTTTATACTTTATAGCATTGATAATAATACAGACGGAGAAAAGATAAatctaaatatattatatatgtacataatattcttaatttttttaaatttaagtgaatttaattaaaaatttattttgttatttattgtattatatgTAGTAATAAGAAAGAAGTGATATACTATAAATTTTATGCCGAATCGTAACATGATTTCGAGcttgatttgaattaattatacaatattcagtaagaaaatattttttttgcttaaatatacaaatatttaagtaaaaattttaaatattttttagaagtgttgcaaaatgattagtatgaaatttattttaaatcaattaatgtttataaaccgattttcaatgtaaaatgttaaaaaatttGATTATGTACGTACAATTATGTACGTTTATCACTACCCAGATGGTCTAATAGATGTGTATGAGATATAGTACATCGTATAAAAAAACAGTAATACTTAATTACTTAAATAATAATCTACTATATATACGAAATTATAAAGTTTCTTAACtacaatttattaattatgaatattATAGTTGCTTAAGTAATATAATGTGTTATAGGGAGTACATCGTATTAATAACATTTTATGGCATTATATTCCAGTTGTTTCGAATGTTATATTAGCATAACTGTTTAACCAACATTACGCATGTTGTACTAACCCTAACCCCGTACACCAACACAATCAGTTTATTGAgcatattttcttaaaattgaATAGATATAAAATTAGCACAACACAATAAATTaacttaaaattatatttatattcattGTATATAAAACTTTTTTCTTCCTCGTTTTAGCATTTCTCCTTCTTACAAATTAATCTTTTACAACAATTAATGTACGTTTAATTCTCTAGTTTCAACCCCTACAAGTTCTTCAATCTCTAATACCGATTTTCACACGCATCAACATAGTAAGTGCTAAATATGTTTTCGTACAAtctagaaaaaagaaaataatagaaaaaatgaataaaaaattgcGTGGTAATAGCTTACCATTAAGAAGCActacttttattttatgtatatctgtgaattatttatattttaaaattgaataggTAAAATATTTTTCTACTGTATTAGTTTATTTTCCATTTGAGGGGTATCAAATCACTAGATcctaatattaattaataaggCAACAaatccaattaaacacatttcCAGGAGAATACTATGGCGCAAGTTAAGAATTGCATTAAACATTGTTCTTGCTTAAATAAAGTTGATAATTAGAAAAAAGGTATATTTGAAGTACTTAACTAAATTTTTCGTGAAAATACAATACTATAAATTGCTCCTTTTGTTATTCTAGTAGTAAAATAACTTTCagttaatttatattataaatctTATGTaaaactatttcttttttaatttttagtaatttttaaaagaacattagagcatccgcagcggtggcggttggcgccaccgccgtccgtgccagcggcaaggcgaaggaccgccaccgctgcaaccgcgccgctggcacggcgctgctcgatgtatcgagcacgtccgtgccagcggacgcacacgtggcggtctcccattcgccaacggcatagccgttggtttcaaacatttttttatttatttttttaaaaaatcggatttttattaaaaaatcgataaaaaaaaaaaaaaaaaaatttcacttccccaaaaaattatatccgtttataaccgtttttccccactttttaattttttttttattttttttaccccaaaaatacacactttcatctataaatacccccaatttcactccaaaaaattcacactttcactacacaattctcatcatcaatctctcatatccattttcatcttcctctcacaccctacaacaccactatgtccggtaacgacgacaacccaagcggctctcacggttggaaccccgaatggttcggttcgcaaccgtttcatagtccggaaacggaatattcggcccctcctctcacccaagattcgggcgttccgagtggctaccggccatacccaatcaacgatcaaggtgcctccgatgggcgctacgggtggacaccggagcctaggcctcgcgccccttcccaaatgccgaatcctccatctcgcgccggtgtccgcacaccgtactcaccggcggagatggaaagattgttcaaggcgtacttggaaatctccgaagatgcggtggttggaacgaaccaatccggcgatcacttttggtggcgcgtctctagccggtacaatgcacaccggccgccgggaacgatcgagcgcaacgagagtatggtgcgcaactgcatcggccgagccaacgaagaaattggcaagttcaacggctatttcatccaggagtcccggaatgccgggagcggccgaagcgaggtcgacatcatcaccgcctcgctgagcacctaccaatccatgaacggtaagtcgttcaaatatcttaacgtttggcaggagacgcggacgcacccgaagtataagggaggcataacatcctcctctagcggctcctccaaacgctcacggtcggcatccctatccgacgccggcgaagaagtggctagccaactcgccgaagctaacttgggtagccccgatgcccaaccaagcggttcccgacgccgaccgcaaggtaggaagaaggcggcggccgaacgacgtcgcgccgcgactccatctacccctgctcccgaacccgcaccctatgttccacctccacccccgaacaactcgttgtgggcccttttggcccaactcaatatggccgataggtcaactatgacccccacgcaacttcaaacgcacgagtccatgatattgggtctccaaaaacaattggggttggtgccgccggatgcgtagtcttcctcgggttatattagccaatgtaatttttaatttttaggagtttaattatgtaatttttaatttttagtattttaattatgtaatttttaatttttaggattttaattatgtctttttattttatttgtaatttgttatttttattgtggtttttttaatgaattttagtattatgaaaatgtttttgtgtaattgaattttatattaattgtgctcgtccttgcggaagagcacagttgtgggtgttgtgctcttgccagagagcaggcatgaatagtaccgcccgggcccacaaccgtgccgctggcaagagcacggttgtggatgctcttatacgaTTGTCATTATATAGTGTACCATTAGCTGTTTTACTTTCCATATACGAATAAAGAGTCGAGCGCGTGGATCaatcaaaatttgaattctGTTTATCAGACAGGATCCAAGAAAAGAAGACCGTTTCGtttcatctccatctccatctcaaACCCTTACTCTCTtcactcttctctctctctgctCTGCTTTCACGACCACGCCATAATAACCAATCTACAAAATACAGTCATAACGAAAACGACCCATCTACTCTCGTCCTACTCTTTCCACATTCCCATTCCATTCACAATTTGTAAATAATTTTACGCAATTCAAACATCGTCTCTGCTCCCAGTTTTTGGAAACCAGAAACACAGAATGGTCGCCGCAAAAGTCAAAACGGCGATGGGACTGCAGAAATCGCCTGCTCGGACGAAGGCTAAGCCCGACGCCTCGCCAAAACCGCCGGGATCCGGCAAGCCGACAGGACAGAAAGGCTCCGGCAACGGCTTCTCCCGCTCGTTCGGCGCCTACTTCCCGCGCTCCTCCGCGCAGGTCCAGCCGCGGCCGCCGGACGTCTCCGAACTCATCCGATTGGTCGAGGATCTGCGCGAGAGCGAGTCGCGCCTCAAGACGGAGCTCCTCGAGCACAAGCTGCTGAAGGAGTCCGTCGCGATCCTGCCGATGCTGGAGAGCGAGATTTCGAACAAGGATTGTGAAATTGAGCGGTTTAGGAAGAAGATCGAGTGCCTGGAGATGGAGAATGAGCGGCTCAGGAATGACAACGAGTTTCTGCACATCGAATTGACCAACCAGAATCACAATTACGAAGAGAAGATCAAATACATGCAGGCCGAATTGTGCGATATTAAACGAGCATTCGCCGAGCACGAGGAAACAACGTCttcttcgtcttcgtcttctCCGCCGAATCTCGCTGATGTCACCAATAATTACCACAAATCCAATTTCTCTGCCAAGGTTTTGCGAAAATGCGTCACGCAGAGTAACATTGCCTCGAATTTCCGCGAGTCCGTCGCGAGCCTGAAGAAGGATGATCTTGGAGGTACGGCGGAGAACGCCGAGCGGCCTCGGAGTTCCCGCTTCGATTCCGAGGAGATTCACGGAACTTCCGAAGCGATGATCGCGATTCGATCCCGCGCGCCGCGGGTTCCGAAGCCGCCACCGCTGCCGTCGTCGTCTCAGTGTTCATCCGCCTCTCTTGCTGATTCAGCTGACCGCACATTGGCGGAGATTTCCAACattccgccgccgccaccgcctccgGCGAAGTCCAAGGTGGCTgcgccgcctcctccgccaccaCCTCCGAAGGGGGGTACTGCGATGCCTCCTCCTCCGCCAGCGCCTCCGGCGAAATCCAAGGTGGctgcgcctcctcctcctccaccacctccgAAGGGGGGTAAATCGAAGGCGGCGTTGGCAAAGGTCAGGAGAGTTCCGGAGGTTGTTGAGTTTTACCACTCGCTGATGCGGAGGGATTCGAGCTTTAGACGCGATTCCGGTGCCTCCTCCGATGGGATATTGGCCGGAGCTGCGGCCAAGGATATGATTGGAGAAATTGAGAACCGCTCTTCACATTTACTTGCGGTaaatttttttacttatttttattagtactatttttttatgaaaaaatagcCACTTATCTAAAATAGATTTACTAACATGTCACATTCTCACGGACACGGGTTATGTTGTTTGTCTTTTTTTGGACTTCTGCAATGCTTTTTTCCCTACTGGATTTTGTCAATTTCATTTTGAAGATAAAAAGGGGTTGAATTCAAAATCCATATTGAATGAAACCATGTGGTCTTTTATGActctattaattaaattcaaccattttgatttaattatatttactaATGTTCTCCCATGAATTGATTGCAGATCAAGACAGATGTGGAGACCCAAGGAGATTTCATTAGTTTCTTGATCAAAGAAGTTCAAAATGCTGCTTTCACTGACATTGAAGATGTTGTCCCGTTTGTTAAATGGCTTGATGATGAGCTCTCACATCTGGTTGATGAGAGAGCTGTGCTGAAGCACTTCAACTGGCCGGAGCAGAAGGCTGATGCACTGAGAGAAGCTGCTTTTGGCTACTCTGATCTGAAGAAGCTGGAGTTTGAAGTTTTGTCGTTTCGCGATGATTCTAGGCTGCATTGTGCTCCTGCTCTCAAGAAAATGCAGTCCCTCTTCGACAAGTATGTAAAATGCCACTTAAAAATTTTGAAGGTTATAAGATGGCAAGTAGTAATTCAAATTTGGTGCATTGTTTAATGCAGATTGGAGCACAGTGTTTACAATTTGTCGAGGTTGAGAGAAGTGGCTACTAATCGGTACAAACTTCACCATATTCCGATGGATTGGATGCTTGAAACCGGCTTTGTGAGTCAGGTGAATCTTGTTTGCAACTTATTAGTGGTGTGTGCACAACAGAGGAAATTGGTAATTATTTAGGCAAAACATGTGttaagaataaattaaataaagggTGTGAATGATTCAGTTTAGGTAGAGAGGACAATGGGGTTGACAAGTTTTTTTGTCTTATTAAGCCTAATTTTGTATTGTCCACACGTGCTTCTCagtagtagtactttttttaGTAATCAGTTGGGAGGGAATCTGGTTCTTTATTTCTACCTACCATGATTTGTATATGTTCTGCTGCTATGTTGATTGTTATAAactgatatttataaatttatgcaATATAACATATGATGTTGTTGCCACATTTTCAACAAGAGAGATCTGTCAATTTGTTCTTATCATTTATATGGCATTTGAACTTTGCAGATAAAACTGGCATCAGTGAAATTGGCAATGAAGTACATGAAGAGAGTAACGGCAGAGCTGGGAATGGTAACCGGTGTTCCTGAAGAAGAGGATCTCATAGTCCAAGGCGTCAAGTTCGCCTTTCGAGTTCATCAGGTAAGAATATTTTTATGGTTGTGGGTTTCGTCGCGGAGATTAATATTTTCTCTTCTCAGTTTGCTGGGGGTTTCGACGCGGAGACCATGAAGGCGTTTCAAGAACTGAGGGACAAGTTTCAGTTGTGCCAAAATCAACATCAACGGAAATTTATTTGCTGATTCTGTAGCAAACTCAGCTTCAGAAAATGgcttattttttgttgttgtataGACTTCAAAAATGGGATATATGCAGATTTGTTGTTAATACACTTAACTTGCGAtccaaatatatttaattatttgaaaataaatgaaaatttgacAATGAACTGAGCaatatatatagtactagttTCAGAAGAGCGGGAGGTGAATacatgttttcctttttgggtcgGGCCTTATAATTTGTTCCATTTTTTTAGGACAATTATATTTGTTCACAAGTATCTTACACTATAAGCCAATCCTAAAAAAATGAAGTCTCTCTCtaatctccatctccatctccatctctgtaatgtccgttttttttttatttaagaggtgtttgctttttgtgtatatcttgtttaagatatggtgtggtatgttttatttgttttatattatttatgggtgtgaatatttagttttatggtcatttgaaaagcaaattaatatcttaattaataaattaaacccccccctctctctcggtttttctctccctctccctctctctttttcgaaaaccctccctctctccccactaatttctcaacctcccccactccctcttaaccgattcATTCCCCTTTTTccaatctttttctctcttcggtctctctcaatctctcatctctctctttcgCGAAGTTGCTCTCTCACCGGTAAGTTCTCTCgccctcctccctctcggtttacctttcccctttcactccctctcatcatcgtcttggattcctcaaggtgataccccccttcgtcgtgaatcggagtcgtaagaggaagtaaagctttttcactacgttgaactatccgggaaaggtaacacaaggcctcaactctcgtttaattcgaaTTCATGCATGTAGAACGTTTTGGAGGGGTTAGATGCTGaataagttgtgggattatgtgtttgtgtgaagcatgtttttgatggtaactgacagtgggttccgacccctttttgactgagcaaacgatcttcTTTTggtacgaatttttaactgtatgaacttggatgtgtcttcagtgtggtgtgtaaatttcagcttcattggatgtcgtatgattttattatgatttttgcaagtaaactgcgcagatTCACGAATTGTATAtgtttgggagatgttttcatgtgcaatggttgggtttctgagtgttgtgcttttgtgatgtatgtgggtgtgtttggccaagagatggctcggaggaatcagtgtttggttcgagagttttcgtgtgtgttggccgagagttgtagggttcagcctagggcagatttgtggagagtctggaagggatgatcccaggtgtttgggtgtgttttgggatgtagaatgcgtggtgtgtttgtcgtatagggtttgagaatcgggggtcagaggaaaaggggtgtaaactaggtgccgagcagacggccgagatggtcggccgaggtgccgagcaagcggccgagatggtcggccgaggtgccgagcaggcggccgagatggtcggccgaggtgccgagcaggcggccgagatggtcggtcgaggtgccgagccggacggccgagatggtcggccgaggtgccgaacaggcggccgagacggtcggttgaggtgccgagccggacggccgagatggtcggccgaggtgccgagccggacggccgagatggtcggccgaggtgccgagacggtcggccgaggtgccgagcaggcggccgagatggtcggccgaggtgccgaga
This sequence is a window from Salvia splendens isolate huo1 chromosome 5, SspV2, whole genome shotgun sequence. Protein-coding genes within it:
- the LOC121805626 gene encoding protein CHUP1, chloroplastic-like, which produces MVAAKVKTAMGLQKSPARTKAKPDASPKPPGSGKPTGQKGSGNGFSRSFGAYFPRSSAQVQPRPPDVSELIRLVEDLRESESRLKTELLEHKLLKESVAILPMLESEISNKDCEIERFRKKIECLEMENERLRNDNEFLHIELTNQNHNYEEKIKYMQAELCDIKRAFAEHEETTSSSSSSSPPNLADVTNNYHKSNFSAKVLRKCVTQSNIASNFRESVASLKKDDLGGTAENAERPRSSRFDSEEIHGTSEAMIAIRSRAPRVPKPPPLPSSSQCSSASLADSADRTLAEISNIPPPPPPPAKSKVAAPPPPPPPPKGGTAMPPPPPAPPAKSKVAAPPPPPPPPKGGKSKAALAKVRRVPEVVEFYHSLMRRDSSFRRDSGASSDGILAGAAAKDMIGEIENRSSHLLAIKTDVETQGDFISFLIKEVQNAAFTDIEDVVPFVKWLDDELSHLVDERAVLKHFNWPEQKADALREAAFGYSDLKKLEFEVLSFRDDSRLHCAPALKKMQSLFDKLEHSVYNLSRLREVATNRYKLHHIPMDWMLETGFVSQIKLASVKLAMKYMKRVTAELGMVTGVPEEEDLIVQGVKFAFRVHQFAGGFDAETMKAFQELRDKFQLCQNQHQRKFIC